Proteins encoded by one window of Sphingosinicella sp. BN140058:
- a CDS encoding EAL domain-containing protein — translation MGIGQFRKLREQLRDGRTKVLLWTTLVALIFGAIQFGEPLEYFLRMTRDRLREHPPSGDIVLVAIDDKSVASREGMLLARSDHAAMIDALASGGARSITYASDLPPARSEADRASLAAAIRRHPQVVRLSARFDLGSRDEASRSIIADLTLQPLPEQVNTNFRYNFTGTAWRLPFALDMHGTKVPSVGARLAGVTGDTAVTYRVDYAVEVTAITHISAIDVLKRRGIAAVRGRDVVIANTAPTISDNFFVPGHGHLPTVYIHLAGAETLKRGQPIEIGWFVPFLCALAIAILGTSRRNGKAGGAIAASGILLLLFGPLPFEEASIFMDVTPALFLICSVSLFIGSGRLWRTYRQRANVNGVSGLPNLNALRQEADAGGKALIVTRVHNYAEICAALAVDQEGALALEIAKRLGIGVPIPKLFHGDEGIFAWFVPLERAGQIEEHLEALQALFRTPVVVGAAKFDPVVTFGIETTQGRSLASRLGSALVAADQAAAAGRAWGRYDPERLKEAPWRLSILSQLDAAVESGDLWVAYQPKINLATRSLIGAEALVRWTHPDKGPIPPLEFIPLAEQNGRIAGLTHFVLERAVRAAAFINKSGLEFGMSVNLSAKLLHEHGLDETVIKILDRYQLPPERLTLEVTETAALATDGDDLDSLHRLRRIGVLVSIDDYGTGLSTLEYMRRIPATEIKIDRSFIQSIYKNHSDKLMVHSTIQLAHSLGQKVVGEGVEDAQTLEALAYMGCDEAQGYFIGRPVPFRLLVRQLRQSSGVQAA, via the coding sequence ATGGGGATCGGGCAATTCCGCAAGCTGCGGGAGCAGCTCAGAGACGGGCGTACCAAGGTCCTTCTCTGGACCACGCTCGTCGCCCTGATCTTCGGCGCGATCCAGTTCGGCGAGCCGCTCGAATATTTCTTGCGCATGACCCGCGACCGGCTGCGCGAGCACCCGCCGAGCGGCGACATCGTGCTGGTCGCGATCGACGACAAGAGCGTGGCGAGCCGGGAGGGCATGCTCCTGGCGCGAAGCGACCATGCGGCGATGATCGATGCGCTTGCGAGCGGCGGCGCTCGCAGCATCACGTATGCCAGCGACCTTCCTCCTGCCAGGAGCGAAGCAGACCGGGCGTCGCTTGCGGCGGCGATCCGGCGCCATCCGCAAGTGGTGAGGCTGAGTGCCCGGTTCGATCTCGGATCGCGCGACGAAGCGTCGCGCAGCATCATCGCGGATTTGACCCTGCAGCCGCTTCCCGAGCAGGTAAATACGAACTTCCGTTACAACTTCACCGGGACAGCGTGGCGGCTCCCATTCGCCCTCGACATGCACGGCACGAAGGTTCCCAGCGTCGGCGCCCGGCTTGCCGGGGTTACTGGCGACACCGCCGTCACCTACCGGGTCGATTATGCCGTCGAAGTAACGGCCATCACCCACATAAGCGCCATCGACGTTCTCAAGCGACGAGGCATTGCCGCGGTTCGGGGAAGAGACGTCGTGATCGCAAACACGGCACCGACCATTTCAGACAACTTCTTCGTTCCCGGACACGGCCACCTGCCGACCGTCTATATACATCTCGCCGGCGCCGAGACGCTCAAGCGGGGGCAACCGATCGAGATCGGATGGTTCGTCCCGTTCCTTTGCGCCCTCGCTATTGCGATCCTCGGCACATCGCGAAGAAACGGCAAAGCGGGTGGCGCGATCGCCGCGTCCGGCATCCTTCTGCTTCTCTTCGGACCGCTCCCGTTCGAGGAAGCGTCGATCTTCATGGACGTCACGCCGGCGCTGTTCCTGATCTGCTCGGTGTCGCTGTTCATCGGTTCCGGACGCCTCTGGCGAACCTATCGTCAACGCGCCAACGTCAACGGCGTCTCGGGGCTTCCGAACCTCAATGCGCTTCGCCAGGAGGCGGATGCCGGAGGCAAGGCGCTGATCGTGACGCGTGTTCACAATTACGCAGAGATCTGTGCAGCGCTCGCGGTCGATCAGGAGGGCGCACTGGCGCTCGAAATCGCGAAGCGGCTCGGCATCGGCGTGCCGATACCCAAGCTGTTTCACGGCGACGAGGGTATCTTCGCCTGGTTCGTGCCGCTGGAGCGCGCAGGCCAGATCGAGGAGCATCTGGAAGCGTTGCAGGCACTGTTTCGCACGCCTGTGGTCGTCGGGGCAGCCAAGTTCGATCCCGTCGTAACGTTCGGCATCGAGACGACGCAGGGTCGCTCGCTGGCAAGTCGTCTCGGAAGCGCCCTCGTTGCGGCGGATCAGGCTGCCGCCGCTGGCAGGGCCTGGGGGCGCTACGATCCCGAACGCCTGAAGGAGGCGCCTTGGCGCCTGTCGATCTTGAGCCAGCTTGATGCGGCCGTCGAAAGCGGCGATCTGTGGGTGGCTTATCAGCCGAAGATCAATCTCGCCACGCGCAGCCTTATCGGGGCGGAGGCCCTGGTGCGCTGGACCCACCCCGACAAGGGCCCCATCCCCCCTCTGGAGTTCATTCCGCTGGCCGAGCAGAATGGCCGCATCGCCGGCCTGACGCACTTCGTGCTCGAGCGGGCAGTCCGCGCCGCCGCCTTCATCAACAAGAGCGGGCTCGAGTTCGGGATGTCGGTCAATCTGTCGGCCAAGCTTCTTCACGAGCACGGCCTCGACGAGACGGTGATCAAGATTCTCGATCGCTATCAGCTGCCGCCGGAACGGTTGACCCTGGAGGTTACCGAGACCGCCGCCTTGGCGACGGACGGCGACGACCTCGATTCCCTGCACCGGCTGCGGCGGATCGGCGTTCTGGTGTCGATCGACGATTATGGCACCGGGCTTTCGACTCTCGAATATATGCGGCGGATACCCGCCACCGAAATCAAGATCGACCGCAGCTTCATTCAATCGATCTACAAGAATCACAGTGACAAACTGATGGTCCACTCCACCATCCAGCTCGCTCACTCCCTCGGTCAGAAGGTTGTCGGCGAAGGCGTCGAGGACGCTCAGACCCTGGAGGCGCTGGCCTATATGGGCTGTGACGAGGCACAGGGTTATTTCATCGGAAGGCCGGTTCCGTTCAGGCTTTTGGTTCGGCAGTTGCGGCAGAGCTCAGGAGTTCAAGCGGCCTGA
- a CDS encoding DUF885 family protein: MTKMLILWQGTPPARPPASAYHVSRGGPELFSRRQTIAMLGALPAVTIGSRALGRETVPITTVLEQFIQAAMNNSPQLLTMMGADKGDHADARSKLDDRSAAGIEQMRKLLAGLSDAMDRYDPKQLSGSDWVNQQSAKYLAAATLEGFDFPFGDPNVGIAVPYTVSQLTGSYQSIPSFLATQHRIAAAADAEAYLSRLSAFAAVLDQETLRSHADYGRGAVPPVFVLRRTLEQLDALLSPAPDASELVTSLAERAAAAKLPGAWRTRAAAVVAQEVRPALLRQRGLLDDALARAGDAAGVWRLPRGEEYYRYAIRAATTTDMAPEEIHRFGLERVAELTARADIILRRQGLADGTVAARLAHLRRDPRHLYPNDEAGRAALIADLNARIDRIRPKLPSYFGHLPRAGVEIRRTPPSVEAGAPGGTYQPPSLDGSRPGLFSINLRNLAELPKFDLPTLVYHEVLPGHHLQNASMIEAPDVPTLRRLPLFSGYSEGWALYAEQLAEEMGVYADDPLGEVGYLASMLFRAVRLVVDSGLHHMRWTRERAITYMVETLGDAETSMTREVERYCVQPGQASSYMLGWRVWSSARERAQARLGNRFDIREFHNRGLLAGSLPLDVLSRVIDDWR; encoded by the coding sequence ATGACAAAGATGCTCATCCTGTGGCAGGGAACCCCGCCGGCGCGTCCGCCGGCATCCGCTTATCATGTCAGTCGAGGGGGACCAGAATTGTTCAGCCGCCGCCAGACCATCGCCATGCTCGGAGCCCTGCCTGCGGTGACGATTGGGTCCCGGGCGCTTGGCCGTGAAACCGTGCCTATCACCACCGTGCTCGAACAGTTCATCCAGGCGGCGATGAACAATTCGCCGCAGCTGCTGACCATGATGGGCGCCGACAAGGGGGACCATGCCGACGCAAGATCGAAGCTCGACGATCGCTCGGCTGCCGGCATCGAGCAGATGCGCAAGCTGCTGGCCGGCCTGTCCGATGCAATGGACCGTTACGACCCGAAGCAGCTCTCCGGGAGCGACTGGGTCAATCAGCAATCGGCGAAATATCTCGCAGCCGCCACTCTGGAGGGCTTCGACTTCCCGTTCGGCGACCCGAATGTCGGCATCGCCGTTCCCTACACCGTAAGCCAGCTCACCGGTTCCTATCAGAGCATCCCGTCCTTCCTTGCCACCCAGCATCGCATCGCCGCCGCCGCCGATGCCGAAGCCTATCTGTCGCGTCTTTCCGCCTTTGCCGCCGTGCTCGACCAGGAAACGCTTCGGTCGCACGCCGATTATGGGCGCGGCGCCGTTCCGCCGGTCTTTGTTCTTCGCCGCACCCTTGAACAGCTCGATGCCCTGCTGTCACCAGCGCCGGACGCTTCCGAGCTCGTCACCAGCCTTGCCGAGCGCGCCGCCGCCGCGAAGCTGCCCGGCGCGTGGCGCACGCGCGCAGCAGCGGTGGTAGCGCAGGAGGTCAGGCCGGCGCTGCTGCGCCAGCGTGGGCTGCTCGACGACGCGCTTGCCCGGGCGGGGGACGCGGCCGGCGTGTGGAGATTGCCGCGCGGTGAGGAATATTATCGCTATGCGATCCGCGCGGCGACGACCACCGACATGGCCCCGGAGGAGATCCATCGCTTCGGGCTCGAACGCGTCGCCGAGCTCACTGCGCGCGCCGACATCATCCTCAGGCGTCAGGGTCTCGCCGACGGAACGGTGGCCGCGCGTCTGGCCCATCTTCGCCGCGATCCGCGCCACCTGTACCCCAATGACGAAGCCGGGCGGGCGGCGCTGATCGCCGATCTCAATGCGCGGATCGATCGGATCAGGCCCAAATTGCCGTCCTATTTCGGCCACCTGCCCCGCGCGGGCGTGGAGATCCGACGGACGCCCCCGTCGGTCGAGGCCGGCGCGCCGGGCGGCACCTATCAACCGCCAAGCCTCGACGGCAGCCGGCCCGGCCTGTTCTCCATCAACCTTCGCAATCTCGCGGAGTTGCCCAAGTTCGATCTGCCGACCCTCGTCTATCATGAAGTGCTGCCGGGACATCATCTGCAGAATGCCTCGATGATCGAGGCGCCCGACGTGCCGACGCTGCGCCGGCTTCCGCTCTTCTCCGGCTATTCGGAAGGCTGGGCACTCTACGCCGAGCAGCTGGCCGAGGAGATGGGGGTCTATGCCGACGATCCGCTCGGCGAGGTCGGCTATCTCGCGTCCATGCTGTTCAGGGCTGTCCGGCTGGTCGTGGATTCCGGCCTGCATCACATGCGCTGGACGCGCGAGCGCGCGATCACCTACATGGTCGAGACGCTCGGCGACGCCGAGACCTCGATGACCCGCGAGGTCGAGCGTTACTGCGTCCAGCCCGGACAGGCGTCGAGCTACATGCTCGGCTGGCGCGTGTGGTCGAGCGCGAGAGAGCGGGCGCAGGCGCGGCTGGGCAATCGCTTCGACATCCGCGAATTCCACAATCGCGGCCTGCTGGCAGGATCGCTCCCGCTGGATGTCCTGTCGCGCGTGATCGACGACTGGCGGTAG